The sequence below is a genomic window from Chondrinema litorale.
GGGCAACTACAGATATACAAAAACAAAATTGCACTAATTAACAACCCTTTTCTTACCTTTTTACTCTTTGAGAATAAAGCAACAATTAATAAAAAAAACACCCAAGTTAAGGGCATTACTAACAGATAAACTGTCTTAGATAAAAAATAAAACATAGCTTAAAAAATCTCTTCACTTAACGTGATAAATCTGAGAAATTGATTCCAAAAACAAAAAAAAGAGTATTCCTAAAAAGAAATACTCTAATTGAAATCTATTTTCGAAATTAAATTTAATAGCTATAAAATGGCGGGCATGGCATACTGTTAGATTTTCTACCATTCCCATTTAAGTTAAACAATATCTTTACTGAGAAAATACCATATACATCATTTTTCTCTGGATTACCATTTCCAATAGTTTCGGCACCATTAATCCCATTTGGTCTAATTGTCTCAAAATAATTTACAGCTTCTTGACTAAGTGAAGCCACTTCAATTGTTCGAGTACTAAGCCCATCAAGTAAATCAGAAGTGGTAAACCTTAAGCCTCCATCAGCAACAATAGCAATTCTATCATTCAATCTATATCTTAATCCAATACCCATAGGAACTATAAGTTCTGCACCTGGTATATCTCTACTTTCTGTATTCAATTCTTTTGCATCAAGAAAGACTTTTCCCTGATCAGTGTTCATTGCATATTGAGGGTCATTTGTTGATAAGCCAACACCTGCATAACCAAAAGGCATAAGCTTCCACTCTGGAGCTCCACCAAGCATTAGTGAAGTATAAAGCTCAAAATTTGTCGCTTTAAAATCTCTATTTCTATCTTCGAAAACATCTGTAGCTGCAATTTGATAAATACTAGCTCCCGTTTTTAAGTAGAGGTTTCGATTGAATTGATACCATAGCTCCATATTAAGAGCTGGTCTAATATCATTGAATTTTTCTCCGGATACATCTCCTGAATAGCTTGCAAAGCCGGGACCAATAGCAGCACTAAACTGTGCGAATAAATTTGTAGAAATGCTAAATAAAAATAGTACAATTACAGTTAAAAAAAGCTTCTTATATGTCATAGTTTCTGGTCGAAAAAATTGTTAAATAATAATCGCAAAAAGTTAATTGTGTATGTCGGGAGTACTTACGCACGAATGTGAGAAAAGTTTTTCCTTTCAAAACTTACATAGACAATTACTTAACCAGAAAAAGACATACTCTATTTTTTTGTAACCGATACTACAGAATCTTTAATATATAATCTTTAAAAAACACAAAACTTATAACTTCATTCGTGGCATAGGACTTACATCAGGTTCTGCAAAAAGTTTTTCTTTAAACATAAAATGAGCTGTCATTGCAATCATTGCTGCATTATCTGTACAAAACTCAAAATCTGGAATGTAGACATTCCACCCCATCTTTTCCCCAGTTTCCACAATTATTTTTCTTAAATGAGAATTGGCTGAAACCCCACCAGCAATACCTATTTCTTTTACATGATACTTTTGAGCAGCCTTTGTCAACTGCTCCATTAAAATATTTACCAATGTCGCCTGAACACTTGCACAAATATCAGCTAGATTCTCTTTTATAAAATCTGGATTCTTTTTTACATTGTCTCTTAGAAAATATAAGATAGCCGTTTTAATCCCACTGAAAGAAAAATTTAACTCCCCAGGTGCTTGAACTTTTGGGAAACTATAAGCTTCCGGATTTCCATTTTGAGCATATTTGTCAATTAAAGGTCCACCAGGGTAAGGTAAGCCAAGTAACTTAGCTGTTTTATCAAATGCTTCACCAACTGCATCATCCCCAGTTTCTCCAACAACCTCCATCTGCAAGTGTTTTTTTACCAAAACTAATTGAGTATGTCCACCACTAACGGTTAAACATAGAAAAGGAAATTGTGGCGCTGGTTCTTTTATAAAATGAGCCAAAATATGCGCCTGCATGTGATTAACTTCTATCAAAGGAATTTTTAATCCCATTGCAAGCCCTTTTGCAAATGAAGTACCTACTAGTAAAGCCCCCAATAATCCGGGGCCCCTTGTAAAAGCAATTGCCTCTAGTGCATTTTTATTTACTTTTGCATCTCTTAGTGCTTTTTCTACTACTGGTACGATATTTTTCTGGTGCTCTCTCGATGCAAGTTCTGGAACTACTCCACCGTATTCTTCGTGAACTGACTGAGACGCAATAATGTTACTTTGCATCTGACCATTGACAATTACAGCTGCGGAAGTTTCATCACAGGAAGATTCTATAGCTAGTATTACACTCATAATAATTTAAAATACTCCGGCTTTTTTAAAATAATTTAAGCCAATGCTTCACTTAAATGGTTATTTTGATAAAAAAAAGTCGGATTGTTGTATAAGTATTTTAAATATCAATTCAGATATATTGGAAATGATATTAGTTAAACATTGAAAAACGAAGACAAAAATAGGAAAATTAGCTTTAAGAAGCTTAGAATCATGAACTGGCTGTTAAGAACAGTTAGTAGTACCCTATTTGCTGTTTTAGTTTTATTGATGGGTATAATTATGTTTGTTCAATACCCTTTTATCCAAACAGTAATTACAGAAAAAGCTGCCAATTACCTTTCTCAAAACACAGGCTATAAAACAAGTATAGAGCTGGTAAACATAGACTGGTTTGATGTTATTAGACTTGAAAATGTCTATGTTAAAGACTCATCTGATAATGAAATGATCTACCTAAATGAATTGGTGATAGATTATCAGTTTAAAAATGTACTTCAAGGTGGCGATATATATCTAGATCAGGTAATTTTAAGAAGAGGGAGAGTAAATCTTTTAAGAGAAGAAACTCTTAATATGACAGGCTTTATTAATGCCATTCAAAATATGGCGAGAAGTAAAGAGCAGAAAAAAAAGAAGAAAAAACCAAAATTCCATATTACCTATGGTAGCCTAGAAAACATGTCTTTCAGCTACAATAAACCAGAGGCTGATTTTTTTGAAGAAGGATTGTTTGACTATAATCATTTCGGTTTTGATGGCATTTATGGTGAAGTAAGCAATTTTAGAGTTGCTGCTGATACTATTGAACTAGAAGCCCACCAAATTCATGCTACTGAAAGTAATATTAAAAAATCGGTAAATGAACTTCATGCGCATTTCAGGTTTACTAAACAACTCATGACTTTTGGAAGTTTGCATGCCGTTGTAGGAAAAAGTATTGTGAGAGACTCATTGGTTCTGGCTTATGATACTGTAGCCGCTTTTAGTAATTTTAATGAAGAGGTTGAGATTTTGGCAGAAATCAAAAACTCAGTAATTCACACTGATGATTTGGCTGCATTTACTACCTATATGGCCGATAAGCATGATGTTTATCAAATTACTGGAAAATTTAGAGGGAAGGTGAATAATTTCCATTTATACCAAATGGAAACACGTTTTGGAAAAACTAGCTTATTAGCCGGAAACATTGCTTTTAGAGGTTTACCTGCACTTGATGAAACACTAATGGATTTAAATTTCAATAAATCCAATGTTCAAACTACAGATCTAATCCCTTACTTTTATGAACAACAGAACAGAGTCTTGCAAAAATTTGGAAGAGTCAAATTCAATGGAAATTTTATTGGGTTCTATAATGACTTTGTGACTGATGGGATATTTGAAACTGATTTAGGTTATTTCGAAACAGACATAAACCTAGAAACCACTGATAACAACTATTCTGGGAAGATTCTGGCCAAAAACTTTGAGTTAGGCAAACTAATAGACCAACAAAAGTACATTGGTAAAATAAATATGAAAGGCCAGATTGAAGGTCGCGGTCTTGCGCTATCACGTGCCAATTTCAACTTTAACGGAACTGTTAATAGTATTGAAGTCCTTAATTATCCTTATCAAAAAATAAAAACTAATGGCCATTTTGAAGAAGGTTTATTTAGAGGGAAACTCACTGTAGACGACCCAAATATTGACCTATTTATTGATGGTGAAGTAAATTTTAGAGATGAGACATTCAATTTTTGGTCAGAAATAGATAGTGCAAATCTACATTACCTTGGTTTTACAACAGATAGTGCTTATTTAAAAACTAATGTAGATGCTCGTTTTAGTGGTTTAAGCTGGGAAAATGTTTCTGGTAAACTCGATTTTCTTGAAAGTACACTCGGCTATAAAGATAAAGGAGTATCGCTTTCACAATTAGGAATTTATACCAACAAAGATTCTATTACGAGTATCAGAAATGCCTCGGTAAACTCAGAGCTGTTTGAACTTAAAACTAAAGGCACATTTGATTTAATTGATATTTATCCTGATGCACTTGAATATCTGAAGCAGTTTTCTGACCATGTAGAGTTGGAAGAGGTTGAAAAAGAAATTAGTCAGATTGAGGAAGCAGAAATAAATAGAAGAAAAAAGAAAAATAAAGAGATAAAAAAACTGCATAATTACTGGATGGATTTCGATCTATCTCTCTACGATATTAACAGTATTGTAAACCTCTTTATGGATAGTGTTTATCTTTCTCCAGAGTCAACCTTAAAAGGAAATTTAACCTATGGAGACACTACAGAATTACTTTTAAGCTATCATGCAGATACTTTAAAGTACAATAATTATGAGTTTGTAGAAGATAGCCTCTTATTGTTTACTGGAAGATATAGAAAAAAGAATTCTGATACACTTGACTTCCTATTTGAAAGTCAATTACTATCTCAAAAACAAAACTTAGATGGTTTTCAAACCGAAAATTTAAATATCACTACCAGTAAATTAAATAATGCCATTCTGTTTAACTCTTCAATTGCCCATGCCCTTTCTGAAGATGAAGCAAACCTAAATGGAAACATTGCATTCTACCCTGGTCATTTTGATATCAGCTTGACTAATACAAACTTTTTATTTTTGAATGAAAGGTGGATTCAAAATGGTTTAAACAGAATTGTATTTGCAGATCAAGATATCCATTTTGAAGATGTGAGTTTTGCAAACCAAAATCACCTATTATTACTAGATGGGACTATTTCGCAAGACACCTCGGAAATTATGAATATTATGCTCAAAAACTTTGAAATGAGCATGTTAAACAACTACAGTAATAAAAAACTAGATGGTGTTTTAAATGCCACAGTTAGCATAAAAGACATTTACGATGCGCCAAGATATATTAGCGATATTTCAATAGATAGTTTAGCTATAGATGAATATTTTCTTGGAAACTTAACCGCTAATTCAACATGGAGTGATAAACTTGAAAGGCTCATAATAGATGCAGACTTGAGCAGAGAAAAATATTACTCTATTGACATTAATGGATATTATGCCCCAGAAGCACCTGATACAGAAAAGTTTAGTTTGAATGCAATCTTAAAAGAGGCACCACTCTTTATTGCAGAGCCCTTTTTAAAAGAAGTATTTACAGAAATTGACGGAGTCGCAACTGGAAAATTACAGATTTCAGGTTCACCTTCATCTCCACTATTTGATGGTATTTTAGCTTTAAAAGATGGAAGTCTTAGAGTAAATTATCTGAATACTACTTATAGTTTTGAAGATACTATCTTCTTTGATAATGATCTACTTCGATTCAAAAATTTCGGGCTTACAGATCACGAAGGAAATACTGGAAAATTAAACGGATCAATATACCAAGGGAAGTCTGGAAGTTACGAAATTGATCTATGGGCAGCAATGAACAAGTTGCTTGTTTTAAATACAAAAGAGGGACAAGATAAACTTTATTACGGAACTGCCATTGGAACTGGAAGTGTGCATTTTTCAGGTCCATTTTCAGATTTAGCAATTAATATTCAAGCATCTACAGAAAAAGGCACTAAGATTTATATTCCTTTAGAAGGTTCAGAAAATGTTGAAGAGCAAGACTTTATCACCTTTGTAAGTGATATTATAAAAGATTCTACAAATAACATTACCACAGAACAAGAAGAATCATTCTCCTTACTTTTTAATATGGATTTACAAATTAATCCGGATGCCTACTGCGAAATCATTTTTGATAAAAAAGCTGGTGATATTATTAGAGGTAATGCTGCTGGAAACCTCAGAATGGAAATAGATACTAAGGGTGAATTTAGAATGTTTGGTGATGTTGAAATTGTAAAAGGAGCCTATAACTTCACCTTACTAAATGTTGTCGATAAAAAATTTAATATTTTACAAGGTTCTCATATAACTTGGACAGGCGATCCATACAAAGGGTTAATGGATGTACAAGCTACTTATACCCAACAAGCATCATTGTCGCCATTAATTATAGCTGATAGTAGTATTGTAAACCAACCAGAAATTAGAAGAAGGTATCCTGTTGATGTAATACTAAATTTGAAAGGAGAATTACTTCAACCAATTGTTGATTTTGATATTGACATTAAAAACTATCCTGCTACTGTTGCTGCTGGTGGTTTTAGTATTTCATTAGAAAGTTATGTAGCTGCATTCGAACAAAGAATTAAAAACGACGAACAGGAGCTAAATAGACAGGTTTTTAGTTTGATAGTGCTGAGAAAACTTTCTCCTGAAGATCGATTTGCAGGTATTTCAGGATCTGCTGCAACAGGTGTAAGTGAGCTTTTGGCAAATCAGTTGAGTTATTGGGTTTCTCAGGTTGATGAAAACCTCGAAATAGATTTTGATTTGGGTGGATTAGATGCCGATGCACTTAATGCATTTCAGTTAAGGCTTTCA
It includes:
- a CDS encoding outer membrane beta-barrel protein — its product is MTYKKLFLTVIVLFLFSISTNLFAQFSAAIGPGFASYSGDVSGEKFNDIRPALNMELWYQFNRNLYLKTGASIYQIAATDVFEDRNRDFKATNFELYTSLMLGGAPEWKLMPFGYAGVGLSTNDPQYAMNTDQGKVFLDAKELNTESRDIPGAELIVPMGIGLRYRLNDRIAIVADGGLRFTTSDLLDGLSTRTIEVASLSQEAVNYFETIRPNGINGAETIGNGNPEKNDVYGIFSVKILFNLNGNGRKSNSMPCPPFYSY
- the tsaD gene encoding tRNA (adenosine(37)-N6)-threonylcarbamoyltransferase complex transferase subunit TsaD, which translates into the protein MSVILAIESSCDETSAAVIVNGQMQSNIIASQSVHEEYGGVVPELASREHQKNIVPVVEKALRDAKVNKNALEAIAFTRGPGLLGALLVGTSFAKGLAMGLKIPLIEVNHMQAHILAHFIKEPAPQFPFLCLTVSGGHTQLVLVKKHLQMEVVGETGDDAVGEAFDKTAKLLGLPYPGGPLIDKYAQNGNPEAYSFPKVQAPGELNFSFSGIKTAILYFLRDNVKKNPDFIKENLADICASVQATLVNILMEQLTKAAQKYHVKEIGIAGGVSANSHLRKIIVETGEKMGWNVYIPDFEFCTDNAAMIAMTAHFMFKEKLFAEPDVSPMPRMKL
- a CDS encoding translocation/assembly module TamB domain-containing protein, with amino-acid sequence MNWLLRTVSSTLFAVLVLLMGIIMFVQYPFIQTVITEKAANYLSQNTGYKTSIELVNIDWFDVIRLENVYVKDSSDNEMIYLNELVIDYQFKNVLQGGDIYLDQVILRRGRVNLLREETLNMTGFINAIQNMARSKEQKKKKKKPKFHITYGSLENMSFSYNKPEADFFEEGLFDYNHFGFDGIYGEVSNFRVAADTIELEAHQIHATESNIKKSVNELHAHFRFTKQLMTFGSLHAVVGKSIVRDSLVLAYDTVAAFSNFNEEVEILAEIKNSVIHTDDLAAFTTYMADKHDVYQITGKFRGKVNNFHLYQMETRFGKTSLLAGNIAFRGLPALDETLMDLNFNKSNVQTTDLIPYFYEQQNRVLQKFGRVKFNGNFIGFYNDFVTDGIFETDLGYFETDINLETTDNNYSGKILAKNFELGKLIDQQKYIGKINMKGQIEGRGLALSRANFNFNGTVNSIEVLNYPYQKIKTNGHFEEGLFRGKLTVDDPNIDLFIDGEVNFRDETFNFWSEIDSANLHYLGFTTDSAYLKTNVDARFSGLSWENVSGKLDFLESTLGYKDKGVSLSQLGIYTNKDSITSIRNASVNSELFELKTKGTFDLIDIYPDALEYLKQFSDHVELEEVEKEISQIEEAEINRRKKKNKEIKKLHNYWMDFDLSLYDINSIVNLFMDSVYLSPESTLKGNLTYGDTTELLLSYHADTLKYNNYEFVEDSLLLFTGRYRKKNSDTLDFLFESQLLSQKQNLDGFQTENLNITTSKLNNAILFNSSIAHALSEDEANLNGNIAFYPGHFDISLTNTNFLFLNERWIQNGLNRIVFADQDIHFEDVSFANQNHLLLLDGTISQDTSEIMNIMLKNFEMSMLNNYSNKKLDGVLNATVSIKDIYDAPRYISDISIDSLAIDEYFLGNLTANSTWSDKLERLIIDADLSREKYYSIDINGYYAPEAPDTEKFSLNAILKEAPLFIAEPFLKEVFTEIDGVATGKLQISGSPSSPLFDGILALKDGSLRVNYLNTTYSFEDTIFFDNDLLRFKNFGLTDHEGNTGKLNGSIYQGKSGSYEIDLWAAMNKLLVLNTKEGQDKLYYGTAIGTGSVHFSGPFSDLAINIQASTEKGTKIYIPLEGSENVEEQDFITFVSDIIKDSTNNITTEQEESFSLLFNMDLQINPDAYCEIIFDKKAGDIIRGNAAGNLRMEIDTKGEFRMFGDVEIVKGAYNFTLLNVVDKKFNILQGSHITWTGDPYKGLMDVQATYTQQASLSPLIIADSSIVNQPEIRRRYPVDVILNLKGELLQPIVDFDIDIKNYPATVAAGGFSISLESYVAAFEQRIKNDEQELNRQVFSLIVLRKLSPEDRFAGISGSAATGVSELLANQLSYWVSQVDENLEIDFDLGGLDADALNAFQLRLSYNFFDGRLRVTRAGDFTNQQNQTDASSILGDITVEYLLSPAGNLRVRMYRKSNDNSFNTGIENNSTAGVSVMHTRSFDSLFGKKKKEKKAKEEQKKNDEVATKSSEQKLINEEEE